Genomic DNA from Triticum dicoccoides isolate Atlit2015 ecotype Zavitan chromosome 4B, WEW_v2.0, whole genome shotgun sequence:
ATATGAGCAAGGCAGAGGGGCCTTGCCTTTGCCGTGATGGTGATGTTGAGGCAGGAGCCCGTAAACGGTATGATGTTGGTGTTTATGATCGACAGGCCCTGATTTTCGAGCTCGGTCAGGATCATCACCAGCACCCCTCTCCTCTTCTTGCAGCAGATATTCAGTAGTGCCGTGTTCCCTCGGATGCTGGCCTCAATGTCTGGGCTCGAGTACCCGGACCTGGAGCCGCTCCCGCTGGGGCCTGCTGCATCGTTGTCGGGAGGGATATGTTGCATTTGCTATCGAACACCATGGACTCTGACGACCTCCGTGAGCCTTGCTCTAGGGCctgcaccttctcctccagctgctTCACGTAGTCGATGGTACTCCCCAGCAGAGAGAGCTTGTCAGTCTGAATAATATGGCAATGACCAACTATTTAAGCTGCAGCCTGCAGGTACCTGGTGTCTGGTGATCACATAAATGGAGCCAACCTGTCTTGTCACGCACCTTCTTGAGTCCGGGGACGATGGTGGCCAAGGACACGAACTGCTGCTGCAGCTTCTCCCGCCGCTTGCGCTCGGCGATGACGTGCTCTTGCGGCGCCCTGCCCCACCTCTCCGGCGCCTGcagctgctgcatcatcccttggaCTCCATTGCTCTTCCAGCCGGAGAAGCTCAGGGTGCTAGCCTGGCCAGCTCCGACGGAGAGGAAGTTGGATGATGGCGGCGGAGCCGGTTGCCCCAGCTCGTTCTTCACCATTGCCGATCCGAATGGTAAGCTCGGCAATGACGACGAGCCCCCAAAGCTCGGGAAATTGGAGCTGCGAGATGGATTGAACGTCGGGATTGCCATCGGCGGCGTGTAGCACTGCGCTTCACGGCCAGGTAGCGGTGGCTCTGCAAACTGCTGCCCCCTACCGGGTACAGGTACTGGACCCCCTTCTTCCTGGTACATGTAAGCTAGCTCCTCCTGTTCCTGGCATGGGCCATTGCAATAAGATGTCACAAAATTATGCATAGCTAGCTTTAACTCGCAGCATCTTATCCGCAAAAAGAAAATTTAACTCGCCGCATCTGAACTTGTAGATGTTACAAGTGATTACGATTGACGACCAGATTAATATGCTTACCGTCTGGGTAAGCCATTGGTTTGGTTGCTCCATCATATCACTGCGTACACAAGAAAAGCTTGATGATTAAGACACATACAAGCTCAGAGGAAAACCAATCTAGAAAGGTAGAATTTCTGGCGAACACATACCTGAAACCTCTGTCCTCTGCGTTTCTTGTGTTCTCTTCTTTCTTGACTTCCTCCCTGTCTTGCTTACAGAGGCATGCACATATAACGCAAACAGTATGTACTTGCAGGTTTGGTTTCACAGTCCGCACTCCGTGCGAGCTTCAGAATTTCTTTCTCAACACCTTTTCTCTCCGGTGCTTGGCCTGAGTGCCTGACATCGCAACTCCGATCTCTGAAGATCTCCTGCGTCCTATCTTTAATACACCCGAGAGATCCGTGATCTGAATCCAGTTCAAAAAGAAACTCGTTCTGTCTCGCACCTCCTCAACTCAACCTGTCTGAAGGTTCAGTAGGTCCGATGAAAGTGGCATTGGGATATATAGAAAACTAGTGTGCACGCACGCATTGTTGCCGGACGAGGTCTGTTTCACTCGCAAGTGCGACGGTTGCAAGTTGTTGGGGTGTCGAATGCCACACTTCGTGAAGGATGAGTACACTCTAGTGTACATTTTCCGGATAAGCTTGGTGTTGGAGGGAAAGTACAGTGGTTATGAACTCCACTAGTATGCATATACCAATACCATACTATCATTTTGTCGATTGTTTAGGAGACCCATGTGATTATAGCGCTGCATCCTTTGTGCTGAGCCTGCAAGCTTTATGTTAATTACACAAGCAAATCCCAGGAAAGCGGCTCCAAATCAAAGTGCAAATACAAGACAACTGTCTGGAAGAAAGTACAAACCTGAAGAGGGCACGAGAAGAGGACAAATGGCTTATATATTCGTTTGCTTCAATCCCATCAACGAGGTTAGGGCTTTAAGGTACTAGATTAGATACTCATCATGTTGTCGCATTGTTCTAGGTGCATGTGCAACTTGGAATATTTGATGACACCTTTCGGCTGCCACGAGCAACTTCGCTGCATATAAGATTGGTATGCAAAATTCTGCCTAGATTTAGTTGCTTCTTATCGTTCTGAATTTACTgctagttactccctccgttccaaaatagatgactcaactctgtactaactttagtataaagttgagtcatctattttggaacggagggagtaactagcAGTAAATGCTATGGTTAAGTACATTTTCAGCTTAATTAGAAAAAACTTTGTAAATTTTGAGGAGCACACATTCTGATTTATTATCTCACATCTGGATACATTTATTAGTTCACATTCATATACATCGGCCAATTAACCATGACCAAAATGGAGCAGCGCAAATGTTTCAGGCCTATATACTTTATTATAGCAACAACGGCTGTCGAAATTTCTGCTCCAAGTTTCTGCTCTTGTAGACTCAGATTCTAAGCATGGCATAGTCCTTGGTTTTCTTGCCGTCAAGTTTGCTCGAGAAAACAACCTTAGCAACCTCGTCCACCCTCAGGGTCTTGTATTTCTTGAGCTCGGCCCCAACTATTTCAGATAATGGGCCCACGCTCATATCAAACTTTGGGAGGTGAAAAGCAGAAATGGACATCCTCTCCTTGTGAGGATTAACGGTGACCCTGTGCTCAATGCTTTGGTACTTTCCGTTTGTCATTATCTACAAATAAAGAGTGCTCATGTTAATAGTTGGGGACTTCTTCATTAGAGTGAGTATATGGCATTTTACTTTCCATGGTCTTGCAAAATACTAATACAATGTTGGAGATGTCTTAATAAGAAAAGGATAACAAATTAATAAATCAACGGGTGCATAGATCGATATACCTCAAGAAAGTCGCCAACAttcaccaccaatgccttggggtgGGGTTTTACCGGCACCCATGCATCTTGTCTCTTGATCTGGAGCCCTCCCACCATATTCAACTCCCATACCAGCGTTAGCATAGAAATGTCGGAATGTGGTGAAATCCCCAAAACCTTATCATGAGCCACGGGGCATGCAGGGTAGTAGGTCATCCTCAATGCCTGACTCACGTATGTATCACTGGGGAGATCAACGCCTAGGTTTCTAGCGATGATTGCCATGAGCGAGCCAGTCACCCTCATCAGCTCAGCGGAGTACGACTCAATGGATTCCCTGTTGCGTTATAAAAAAAATCATATCAGAGACAACGCTTCTTGTTGTTTCAAAATTTAGCTAGTCATGGTATAGGACTTAAAATGTGTATATGTAGTGTAAATACTGAAAATGCATGCTTGAATCTCGACGGCAATTGACCAAGATAATTACCTGAAGCTGACAGGAGTTGTAGGCCATGGTCTCATTTCACGATCGTGAGGTGGCTGGGTCACTAGGTAAAGCCTGTCACACCAGTCGAGCGTTTGATGTTCGGACTCAACAAATGCTTGGCCATAGCCTTGGAGGTCCCCAGGCAACTGGCCAAATCTGTTCTTCTCATCAAGGGGAAGCCTGAAGAAGTGCTCGAGGTCGTTCCTCATGTTTTCAAGAACTGTGTCAGGAATTCCATGGTTTTTCACCTGTAAATTGTATGCATATATGTGTTGGCTCCTTGGAGAGAAACTGCAGTATTTCTTTCTGAAATGATATATAAAAGGTGATAAACGTGGAATAGAAATATAGGATAGCTTAACTTTTTTTTAATTAGCAGAGTGACCTGCGCATTTCCGCGGCAAAATTTTCTTTACTCTAGAGACCTATTTATTTGCTCATGTAAGGCAACAACATAGTTATTGACATATATTTGCTGATGGTAATGAATTATTACTTGATATGATTTGTTCCTTCTAGTTCTTTTTGCCAAATGACTATGTTTCATTTTCTCCTATAATAGCTTGTTTTTCCTGTCAGTGCACTTATTTTTATTGCATTGACTTGGCATTT
This window encodes:
- the LOC119291946 gene encoding transcription factor NAI1-like; translation: MMEQPNQWLTQTEQEELAYMYQEEGGPVPVPGRGQQFAEPPLPGREAQCYTPPMAIPTFNPSRSSNFPSFGGSSSLPSLPFGSAMVKNELGQPAPPPSSNFLSVGAGQASTLSFSGWKSNGVQGMMQQLQAPERWGRAPQEHVIAERKRREKLQQQFVSLATIVPGLKKVRDKTGWLHLCDHQTPGTCRLQLK
- the LOC119291947 gene encoding S-norcoclaurine synthase 1-like — protein: METKQSTEGKWSHGKTMPVKNVQALAADAAELTEEAIKRYIRPARTDDVAVAAHGDDSSQSIPVIDLGRLLDPQSYQLEAARLRSACEEWGFFQVKNHGIPDTVLENMRNDLEHFFRLPLDEKNRFGQLPGDLQGYGQAFVESEHQTLDWCDRLYLVTQPPHDREMRPWPTTPVSFRESIESYSAELMRVTGSLMAIIARNLGVDLPSDTYVSQALRMTYYPACPVAHDKVLGISPHSDISMLTLVWELNMVGGLQIKRQDAWVPVKPHPKALVVNVGDFLEIMTNGKYQSIEHRVTVNPHKERMSISAFHLPKFDMSVGPLSEIVGAELKKYKTLRVDEVAKVVFSSKLDGKKTKDYAMLRI